A genomic window from Flavobacterium azooxidireducens includes:
- a CDS encoding formimidoylglutamase: MAFDFLEPVEASVLDFVENLNSQTLGKKTVFHTKEDFPDLNKIKIAIVGVLENRGSSSSENVDLSFVRKEFYTLYPGNWHSTIADLGDIPQGNSQEDTYYAVSKIVSELIKKQIVPIVIGGSQDLTYAMYRSYDNLDQMVNLVTIDNKFDFGKDEARNTSDSYLSKIIINEPTNLFNYSNLGFQTYYNSQEEIDLIEKLYFDAYRLGEVSSNLSLAEPVFRDGDIVSVDLTAIKSADSGNFVTFTPNGFNGKEICALSRYAGLSDKVSSFGIFNHNNLTNESVLIAQIIWYFLEGYNFRSLEYPNLNQNIFLKYIVPVDDIELIFFKSPKTERWWIEIPFISNVNNKLKKNTLLPCTHEDYLRACDQEIPERWWKAQRKNLV, translated from the coding sequence ATGGCATTTGATTTTTTAGAGCCTGTTGAGGCATCGGTTTTAGACTTTGTAGAAAATCTAAATTCGCAAACGCTTGGAAAAAAAACGGTATTTCATACCAAGGAAGATTTTCCGGATTTAAATAAAATTAAAATTGCTATAGTTGGTGTTTTAGAGAATAGAGGAAGTAGTTCTTCTGAAAATGTTGATTTAAGCTTTGTAAGAAAAGAATTTTATACACTTTATCCGGGCAATTGGCATTCAACTATTGCAGACTTAGGAGATATTCCGCAAGGAAATTCGCAAGAAGATACGTATTATGCAGTTTCAAAAATTGTTTCAGAATTAATTAAGAAACAGATTGTTCCCATTGTTATTGGTGGTTCTCAGGATTTAACTTATGCAATGTACCGCAGTTATGACAATTTGGATCAAATGGTTAATTTGGTTACAATTGATAATAAATTTGATTTTGGGAAAGATGAAGCAAGAAATACTTCCGATTCGTATCTTTCTAAGATAATTATTAATGAACCAACCAATCTTTTTAATTATAGTAATTTGGGTTTTCAAACCTATTATAATTCACAAGAAGAGATTGATTTAATCGAAAAATTGTACTTCGACGCCTATCGTTTGGGGGAAGTAAGTTCTAATCTTTCGTTGGCAGAGCCCGTTTTTAGAGACGGCGATATCGTTTCCGTAGATTTAACAGCCATAAAATCAGCAGATTCAGGAAATTTTGTTACTTTTACACCAAATGGTTTTAACGGTAAGGAAATTTGTGCTTTATCACGGTATGCAGGATTAAGTGATAAAGTTTCTTCATTTGGAATATTTAATCACAATAATTTGACGAATGAAAGCGTTTTGATAGCTCAAATTATATGGTATTTTCTAGAAGGATATAATTTTAGATCGCTAGAATACCCAAATTTGAATCAGAATATATTTTTAAAATATATCGTTCCTGTTGACGACATTGAATTGATATTTTTTAAGAGTCCGAAAACAGAAAGATGGTGGATAGAAATACCATTTATTTCAAATGTTAATAATAAATTAAAAAAAAATACGTTATTGCCCTGTACGCATGAAGATTATTTGCGAGCTTGCGACCAAGAAATACCTGAAAGATGGTGGAAAGCACAACGAAAGAATCTGGTATAA
- the topA gene encoding type I DNA topoisomerase, translating into MAKNLVIVESPAKAKTIEKFLGSDYQVESSYGHIADLPSKEIGVDVENNFKPKYEVSADKKALVSKLKTLSKNAEMVWLASDEDREGEAISWHLAEELKLDPKKTKRIVFHEITKSAIQKAIENPRSIDYNLVNAQQARRVLDRLVGYELSPVLWKKVKGGLSAGRVQSVSVRLIVEREREIQEFNAQASYSVTAEFANEAGKTFKAKLPKNFSTKKEAEDFLQKNIGSIYKVSDLETKPTKKSPAAPFTTSTLQQEAARKLYLPVGITMQIAQRLYEAGHITYMRTDSVNLSQEAMAAAQAEITHSYGKEFSKPRNFTSKAKGAQEAHEAIRPTDMSKHTLNIDRDQARLYDLIWKRTLASQMSDAELERTNVKIEANNHNEHFAATGEVIKFEGFLKVYLEGNDEDDEEQEGMLPAMKINERLTNNYITATERFSRPASRYTEASLVKKLEELGIGRPSTYAPTISTIINRNYVEKGSFEGQERKYNQLTLKGNDVKSVVLTENAGSDKGKLVPTDIGIIVNDFLVKNFSTILDYNFTAKVEQDFDEIAEGNEDWTKMMRDFYNHFHPIVKNVEENADRESGERILGKDPKTGKPVSVRLGKFGPMAQIGDIDDENKVFASLGTDQNIGTITLEDALNLFLLPKNLGTYKGEEVEVNNGRFGPYVRFGKTFVSLPKGEDPLDVTLERAQELIDEKNQADAPIGEYEGLPIQKGVGRFGPFIKWNGMFINVSKKYNFDKLSQSDLVELIEDKQQKEIDKVIHDWKTEGIKVEKARWGRSVITKGKIKIELSKDVDAEKLTLAQVQELIEKKAPAKKAPAKKTPAKKAPAKKAPVKKK; encoded by the coding sequence ATGGCAAAGAATTTAGTTATCGTTGAGTCACCGGCAAAAGCAAAAACAATCGAAAAATTTTTAGGAAGCGATTATCAGGTAGAGTCCAGTTATGGGCACATTGCCGATCTTCCGTCTAAAGAAATTGGGGTTGATGTAGAGAATAATTTTAAACCCAAATATGAAGTTTCTGCTGATAAAAAAGCTTTAGTGAGCAAACTCAAAACGTTATCTAAAAATGCTGAAATGGTCTGGCTAGCGAGTGATGAAGACCGAGAGGGAGAAGCAATTTCATGGCATTTGGCCGAAGAATTAAAGCTAGATCCCAAAAAAACCAAGCGAATTGTTTTTCATGAAATTACTAAATCTGCCATTCAAAAAGCAATTGAAAATCCACGTTCTATTGATTATAATTTAGTAAATGCCCAACAAGCCCGAAGAGTTTTAGACCGTTTGGTGGGTTATGAATTATCTCCCGTTTTGTGGAAAAAAGTAAAAGGCGGTCTGTCTGCCGGACGTGTGCAATCGGTTTCTGTTCGTTTGATTGTAGAAAGAGAACGTGAAATTCAAGAGTTTAATGCTCAAGCCTCTTATTCGGTAACAGCAGAGTTTGCCAATGAAGCAGGAAAAACCTTCAAAGCCAAATTGCCAAAGAATTTTTCAACTAAAAAAGAAGCAGAAGATTTTCTTCAAAAAAATATTGGTTCTATATATAAGGTATCGGATTTAGAAACAAAACCTACCAAAAAATCTCCGGCTGCTCCTTTTACAACTTCTACGTTGCAACAAGAAGCAGCTCGAAAATTATATCTTCCTGTTGGAATAACCATGCAAATTGCACAACGTTTGTATGAAGCGGGACATATAACGTATATGAGAACAGACAGCGTCAATCTTTCCCAAGAAGCGATGGCTGCAGCTCAAGCTGAAATTACTCATTCGTATGGAAAAGAATTCAGCAAACCAAGAAACTTTACAAGCAAGGCAAAAGGTGCTCAGGAAGCTCACGAAGCGATTCGTCCAACGGACATGTCAAAGCATACCTTAAATATAGACAGAGATCAAGCACGTTTATATGATTTGATTTGGAAAAGAACGTTGGCTTCGCAAATGAGTGATGCAGAATTGGAACGTACCAACGTGAAAATTGAAGCTAATAATCATAACGAACATTTTGCAGCTACCGGAGAAGTTATCAAGTTTGAAGGTTTCCTAAAAGTATATTTAGAAGGAAATGATGAAGATGATGAAGAACAAGAAGGAATGTTGCCAGCGATGAAAATCAACGAACGTTTGACTAATAATTATATTACTGCAACAGAACGTTTTTCACGACCAGCAAGTAGATATACCGAAGCTTCTTTGGTTAAAAAGTTGGAAGAACTTGGAATTGGAAGACCATCAACCTATGCACCAACTATTTCAACCATCATTAATAGAAATTATGTTGAAAAAGGAAGTTTTGAAGGGCAAGAACGAAAATACAATCAACTAACTTTAAAAGGAAACGACGTTAAATCGGTAGTTTTAACTGAAAATGCTGGTTCTGACAAAGGAAAATTGGTTCCGACCGACATTGGAATAATTGTAAATGACTTTTTGGTAAAGAATTTCTCTACCATCTTAGATTATAATTTCACTGCAAAAGTGGAACAAGATTTTGATGAAATTGCCGAAGGGAATGAAGATTGGACAAAAATGATGCGAGATTTCTACAATCATTTTCATCCGATTGTTAAAAATGTTGAAGAAAATGCCGATAGAGAAAGTGGTGAACGTATATTAGGTAAAGATCCAAAAACAGGAAAGCCGGTTTCTGTTCGTTTAGGAAAATTTGGTCCGATGGCTCAAATTGGTGATATTGATGATGAAAACAAAGTTTTTGCAAGCTTAGGAACTGATCAAAATATCGGGACTATTACTTTAGAAGATGCGTTGAATTTATTTTTATTACCAAAAAATTTAGGTACATATAAAGGAGAAGAAGTAGAGGTGAATAATGGTCGTTTTGGACCTTATGTTCGTTTTGGTAAGACATTTGTTTCGTTGCCAAAAGGCGAGGATCCTTTGGATGTGACTTTAGAAAGAGCACAAGAGTTGATTGATGAAAAAAATCAAGCCGATGCTCCAATTGGAGAATATGAAGGATTGCCGATTCAAAAAGGTGTTGGTCGATTTGGTCCTTTTATCAAGTGGAACGGCATGTTTATTAATGTGAGTAAAAAATACAATTTTGATAAATTATCGCAATCCGATTTAGTTGAATTGATTGAAGATAAGCAACAAAAAGAAATTGATAAAGTTATTCATGATTGGAAAACCGAAGGGATTAAAGTTGAAAAAGCCCGTTGGGGTCGTTCGGTTATTACCAAAGGAAAAATTAAAATTGAATTGAGCAAAGATGTCGATGCAGAAAAATTAACGTTGGCTCAAGTGCAAGAATTAATTGAAAAGAAAGCCCCAGCTAAAAAAGCTCCGGCAAAGAAAACTCCAGCCAAAAAGGCACCCGCAAAAAAAGCACCGGTAAAAAAGAAATAA
- the miaB gene encoding tRNA (N6-isopentenyl adenosine(37)-C2)-methylthiotransferase MiaB codes for MEKIIEENKQGTSLVLEQKEGNTKKLFIESYGCQMNFSDSEIVASILYEQGYNTTQNLEEADLVLVNTCSIRDKAEQTVRKRLEKYNAVKKINPTMKVGVLGCMAERLKSQFLEEEKIVDMVVGPDAYKDIPNLLKEVEEGRDAINVILSKDETYGDISPVRLNSNGVNAFVSITRGCDNMCTFCVVPFTRGRERSREPQSILEEIKDLSDRGFKEVTLLGQNVDSYLWYGGGLKKDFDKATEMQQATAVDFAQLLEMCAVQFPKMRFRFSTSNPQDMHVEVIEIMAKYHNICNYIHLPVQSGSTRILKEMNRQHTREEYMALVDKIYEIIPDISLSQDMITGFPTETEEDHQDTLSLMEYVKYDFGFMFAYSERPGTLAARKMEDDVPEEIKKRRLNEIIDLQQKLGLERTKRFIGQEVEVLIEKESKRSTEHWSGRNSQNTVVVFPKENYKVGDFVMVKINDCTAATLIGEAVGYSEIMN; via the coding sequence ATGGAGAAGATAATAGAAGAAAACAAGCAAGGAACCAGCTTAGTTTTAGAACAAAAAGAAGGCAATACTAAAAAGCTTTTTATAGAAAGTTACGGCTGTCAGATGAATTTTTCTGATAGTGAAATCGTAGCTTCCATTTTGTATGAACAAGGTTATAACACTACCCAAAATTTGGAAGAAGCCGATTTGGTTTTAGTAAACACTTGTTCTATTCGTGATAAAGCTGAACAAACCGTTCGCAAACGTTTAGAAAAATACAATGCCGTAAAAAAAATCAATCCAACCATGAAAGTGGGTGTTTTGGGTTGTATGGCCGAGCGATTAAAAAGTCAATTTCTGGAAGAAGAAAAAATTGTAGACATGGTCGTTGGTCCCGATGCATACAAAGACATTCCTAACTTATTAAAAGAAGTGGAAGAAGGTCGTGATGCCATCAATGTGATTTTATCTAAAGATGAAACGTATGGCGATATTTCTCCTGTTCGTTTAAACAGCAATGGCGTAAACGCATTTGTTTCCATCACTCGCGGATGTGATAATATGTGTACGTTTTGCGTAGTTCCGTTTACACGCGGACGTGAAAGAAGCCGTGAACCACAAAGTATTTTAGAAGAAATCAAAGATTTATCAGATAGAGGTTTTAAAGAAGTAACGCTTTTAGGTCAAAATGTAGATAGTTATTTATGGTATGGTGGTGGTTTGAAAAAAGATTTCGATAAAGCGACTGAAATGCAACAAGCTACCGCGGTTGATTTTGCTCAATTGCTTGAAATGTGTGCGGTTCAATTTCCAAAGATGCGTTTTCGTTTTTCTACATCAAATCCGCAAGATATGCATGTGGAAGTAATTGAAATCATGGCTAAATACCATAACATTTGCAATTATATTCATCTACCGGTGCAAAGCGGAAGCACTAGAATTTTGAAAGAAATGAACCGTCAACACACCCGAGAAGAATACATGGCGTTGGTGGATAAAATATATGAAATTATTCCGGACATTTCGCTTTCTCAGGATATGATTACCGGTTTTCCAACAGAAACAGAAGAAGATCATCAAGACACCTTAAGTTTGATGGAATATGTGAAATATGATTTCGGATTTATGTTTGCTTATTCGGAACGACCGGGAACATTAGCCGCCAGAAAAATGGAAGACGACGTGCCGGAAGAAATAAAGAAAAGACGATTAAACGAAATCATCGACTTACAACAAAAATTAGGTTTAGAAAGAACCAAACGTTTTATTGGTCAAGAAGTAGAAGTTTTAATTGAAAAAGAATCCAAACGATCTACCGAGCATTGGAGCGGTAGAAATTCTCAAAACACAGTGGTTGTTTTTCCAAAAGAAAATTACAAAGTTGGTGATTTTGTGATGGTAAAAATAAACGATTGTACGGCTGCTACATTAATTGGAGAAGCGGTTGGGTATTCAGAAATAATGAATTAA
- a CDS encoding sigma-54 interaction domain-containing protein yields MESVQAIKQRFEIIGNDPKLNRAIEKAIQVAPTDISVLVTGESGVGKESIPKIIHSLSHRKHGKYIAVNCGAIPEGTIDSELFGHEKGSFTGATGARDGYFEVADGGTIFLDEVGELPLTTQVRLLRVLENGEFIKVGSSQVQKTNVRIVAATNVNMFDAIEKGKFREDLYYRLSTVDINLPPLRERKDDIHLLFRKFAADFSQKYKMPPIKLDDNAVDLLLKYRWSGNIRQLRNIAEQISVLETNRNISYQTLYAYLPQEGSNLPAVIKDKKAESDFSNEREILYKVLFDMKSDLNDLKKLTLELMQNGGAKVQEANKNLIQKIYGQKEDTEIDFEEPRMGVVPTQNLSQQEEFDDEDDDQNYLFAEAVEEEETLRLDAKEIELIKKALDRNKGKRKAAADELGISERTLYRKIKQFDL; encoded by the coding sequence ATGGAATCCGTACAAGCAATAAAACAACGATTTGAAATCATCGGAAATGATCCGAAACTCAATCGTGCGATAGAAAAAGCCATTCAGGTTGCTCCTACCGATATTTCGGTTTTGGTAACCGGTGAAAGTGGCGTTGGAAAAGAAAGTATTCCAAAAATAATTCATTCCCTTTCGCACAGAAAGCATGGAAAATATATAGCTGTAAACTGTGGAGCTATTCCCGAAGGAACTATCGACAGTGAACTTTTCGGTCACGAAAAAGGCTCATTCACAGGTGCAACCGGTGCTCGTGATGGTTATTTTGAAGTAGCCGATGGAGGAACCATTTTTTTAGATGAAGTAGGTGAATTACCTTTAACAACCCAAGTTCGTTTACTTCGTGTGTTGGAAAATGGTGAATTTATCAAAGTAGGTTCCTCGCAAGTACAAAAAACGAATGTTCGTATTGTTGCAGCCACAAACGTCAATATGTTTGATGCAATTGAAAAAGGCAAATTCCGTGAAGATTTATATTATCGTTTGAGTACGGTTGATATTAATTTGCCACCTTTGCGTGAACGAAAAGATGACATTCATTTATTATTTAGAAAATTTGCCGCCGATTTTAGTCAGAAATACAAAATGCCGCCCATCAAATTAGATGACAATGCGGTTGATTTATTGTTGAAATATCGCTGGAGCGGAAACATTCGTCAGTTGCGGAATATTGCCGAACAGATTTCGGTTTTAGAAACCAATCGAAACATTTCTTACCAAACATTATATGCTTATCTACCGCAAGAAGGTTCGAATCTTCCGGCGGTTATCAAAGATAAAAAGGCGGAAAGTGATTTTAGCAATGAACGAGAAATTTTATACAAAGTGCTTTTTGATATGAAAAGCGATTTGAATGATTTGAAAAAACTCACGTTAGAATTAATGCAAAATGGCGGTGCAAAAGTGCAGGAAGCCAATAAAAATCTGATTCAGAAAATATACGGTCAAAAAGAAGATACTGAAATTGATTTTGAAGAACCAAGAATGGGTGTTGTTCCTACTCAAAACCTTTCGCAACAAGAGGAATTTGATGACGAAGATGACGATCAAAATTATCTTTTTGCCGAAGCTGTGGAAGAGGAAGAAACCTTGCGTTTAGATGCCAAAGAAATCGAACTAATCAAAAAAGCATTAGACCGAAACAAAGGAAAACGAAAAGCGGCGGCTGATGAATTAGGTATTTCGGAGCGAACTTTATATCGAAAAATTAAACAATTTGATTTGTAG
- the lptE gene encoding LPS assembly lipoprotein LptE, producing MKKIIKYSLFLTAIICINSCKYYNFTGTGKIDADTFQVNYFQNNAELIEPGLERDFTIALQELINNQTNLNLTNSGADLIYEGEITGFRISPMTATADQRTAQNRVTMTVMVRFTNTKKEADDFEKSFSFFYDYPAEQQLIGPTLAAAKLELFERITQDIFNASLAKW from the coding sequence ATGAAAAAAATTATCAAGTACAGTCTATTTCTAACAGCAATAATCTGCATAAACAGTTGTAAATATTACAACTTCACAGGAACCGGAAAAATAGATGCAGATACCTTTCAAGTCAATTATTTTCAAAATAATGCGGAGTTAATTGAACCCGGTCTTGAGCGTGATTTTACTATTGCTCTTCAAGAATTAATTAACAATCAAACCAATTTGAATTTAACAAATAGTGGTGCCGATTTAATATATGAAGGAGAAATTACCGGATTCCGTATTTCGCCAATGACTGCCACTGCCGACCAACGAACGGCTCAAAATAGAGTAACGATGACGGTTATGGTTCGTTTTACAAATACTAAAAAAGAAGCTGATGATTTTGAAAAATCGTTTTCATTTTTCTATGATTATCCGGCAGAACAACAATTGATTGGGCCAACTTTAGCCGCTGCAAAACTTGAACTTTTTGAAAGAATCACACAAGATATCTTTAATGCATCATTAGCAAAATGGTAG
- a CDS encoding tetratricopeptide repeat protein has protein sequence MNLTEYTYLLNNPNAVNEKQAKALETVVDSFPYFQSARALYLKGLYNQDSYKYNFTLKQTAAHTTDRSILFDFITSDEFTIIEKDIYEQKLALLMDIEVIESETHLLPSQVENDKENIETKEEIVEEEIPEVEPKLAEIEVDKLTVLPTVEFESSDIEFIRLENDPVIDEVSEEITVTEITPIEIDEIVTISTEKETISETMVEEEEIEEEPIRLEILEETIEETISNEAISIDENSFESLPEEIIPEIEEKLEIGKPITFLQNEKHSFQEWLQLASFKPIERIEEKKETFSIENSVQKDEKKQENTTDKLKKLEIIDKFIETNPKITPARELAETPSKPIETSDTTHLMTETLARVYLEQKKYSKAIQAYEILILKYPEKSIFFADRIKDIKILQQNNQ, from the coding sequence TTGAACTTAACCGAATATACATACTTACTCAATAACCCCAATGCGGTTAACGAAAAGCAAGCAAAAGCTTTAGAAACCGTAGTGGATAGTTTTCCCTATTTTCAAAGTGCAAGGGCGTTGTATCTCAAAGGATTGTATAATCAAGATAGTTACAAATATAATTTCACTCTAAAACAAACAGCTGCTCACACGACAGATCGTAGCATTTTATTTGATTTTATTACTTCCGATGAATTTACAATCATCGAAAAAGATATTTATGAGCAAAAGTTAGCCTTGCTAATGGATATTGAAGTTATTGAAAGTGAAACTCATTTACTTCCTTCACAAGTTGAAAATGACAAAGAAAACATTGAAACTAAAGAAGAAATTGTTGAGGAAGAAATTCCTGAAGTGGAACCAAAATTAGCTGAAATTGAAGTAGATAAATTAACCGTTTTACCAACCGTTGAATTTGAGTCTTCTGATATTGAATTTATTAGACTGGAAAACGATCCAGTTATTGATGAAGTTTCTGAAGAAATCACAGTAACTGAAATTACTCCGATAGAAATTGATGAAATTGTGACTATTTCAACAGAAAAAGAAACAATTTCTGAAACAATGGTTGAAGAAGAGGAAATCGAAGAAGAACCTATTCGATTAGAAATTTTGGAGGAAACTATTGAAGAAACAATTTCAAATGAAGCAATATCGATAGATGAAAACAGTTTTGAATCTTTACCAGAAGAAATAATTCCTGAAATTGAAGAAAAACTGGAAATTGGAAAACCAATTACTTTTTTACAAAACGAAAAACACTCCTTTCAAGAATGGTTGCAATTGGCAAGTTTTAAACCAATTGAACGAATTGAAGAGAAAAAAGAAACTTTTTCAATTGAAAATTCAGTTCAAAAAGATGAAAAAAAGCAAGAAAACACTACTGATAAACTAAAAAAATTAGAAATAATTGACAAGTTTATTGAAACTAATCCAAAAATAACGCCTGCCAGAGAGTTAGCTGAAACGCCTTCAAAACCAATAGAAACAAGCGATACAACGCACTTGATGACAGAAACATTAGCTCGTGTTTATTTGGAACAAAAAAAATATAGCAAAGCAATTCAAGCTTATGAAATATTAATTTTGAAATATCCGGAAAAAAGTATTTTCTTTGCAGACCGAATTAAAGACATCAAAATTTTACAACAAAATAATCAATAG
- the secG gene encoding preprotein translocase subunit SecG, translating to MGFSVFLVLITVVCFLLIVVIMVQNPKGGGLSTTFGNSQQIGGVQKTTDFLDKSTWTLGIILIALIMFSSLAFNDGNGTVTIDKDATPVRTETPAATPSTTPTEAAPVTE from the coding sequence ATGGGATTTTCAGTTTTTTTAGTATTAATAACAGTAGTTTGTTTTTTACTTATCGTAGTTATCATGGTTCAAAACCCTAAAGGTGGTGGCTTATCAACAACTTTTGGGAACTCTCAACAAATTGGTGGAGTTCAAAAAACGACTGATTTTTTAGATAAAAGCACATGGACATTAGGCATCATTTTGATTGCTTTAATTATGTTTTCAAGTTTAGCTTTCAATGATGGTAACGGAACAGTTACAATCGATAAGGATGCAACTCCTGTAAGAACAGAAACTCCGGCCGCAACTCCTTCTACTACTCCAACAGAAGCTGCTCCCGTAACAGAATAA
- a CDS encoding co-chaperone GroES, producing MSVNIKPLSDRVLVEPAAAETTTASGIIIPDTAKEKPQKGIVVAVGNGKKDHIMTVKVGDTVLYGKYAGTELKLEGKDYLIMREDDILAIV from the coding sequence ATGTCAGTAAACATTAAACCCCTTTCAGACCGCGTTTTAGTGGAGCCGGCTGCTGCCGAAACAACAACAGCTTCAGGTATTATTATTCCCGACACTGCCAAAGAAAAACCACAAAAAGGAATCGTAGTGGCAGTTGGAAATGGTAAAAAAGACCATATTATGACTGTAAAAGTTGGCGATACTGTTTTATATGGCAAATATGCCGGAACCGAATTAAAATTGGAAGGCAAAGATTACCTCATCATGCGTGAGGATGATATTCTTGCTATCGTATAA